Part of the Vigna unguiculata cultivar IT97K-499-35 chromosome 3, ASM411807v1, whole genome shotgun sequence genome, ATACTTCTTTGATTTCTACAACTATTACCACTTAGAGTGTTTCTAAAGAGATAATTTGGCGCTCAAGCAACTTATACAAAACTAAAAAGGACAATGATACTTAACTCTTCAcaaagtcaattttttttttaatttttataactttaaggCTTAATTACTTAGATGGTCCCCACTTTGGTAGGAGTGCATCAAGTTGGtccttatttttaaaaaagttccaattgcatcccaatttttgaaaaaatgtctcgATTATGTCTCTTTCTGAAAAAATTACTAACGACGTTAACAACATGTCATATGCTAGTCtgtagttttttaaattttttttcaatttttaaaattttattttgcgACAAATTttgttgccacgtgtcaggtccCTGGTGTGACATGTGACATTGTTAATGCCACTTGGTAGGACAATGTCACTACCAagtgttgatttcaatttagtctctaaatatgtctctttgatttaatttagtccctacTTATAtctctttgattcaattttgtcccaatttttttaataatattaatatgtttctttaatcaatttttttttataagattaaaaactaattaagtataaatattttacaaaattaagtattgatatttatattaaaatttagtggtaaaagaaattattaacaaaatatgggTTAATAGTAtacaataatgtaatatgttaaaaagtcatttttaataaaaaaatatcattataatatttatacaaataataaatttggtttcaaattcGATAGAGACACtattgttaaattttgaataaaattaatgataaataaaacacgagttaataatatacaataatgtaatatgttaaaaagtcatttttaataaaaaaatgttagaataatatttatacaaataataaatttggtctcaatttggagagagacaatattgctctattttgaaaacataCTTGGACAAAACTGAATCAAAGAGACATaagtagggactaaattgaatcaaagagaTATAtataggtactaaattgaaatcaagaaaatgacatttgataatgacacgtgacactgacagtgccacgtgtcacaccaGAGAACTGACATGTggtaacataattttttttgtaaacagatcaaaaatttaaaaattttaaaaaaataaaaataattaaaaaaccataaattgacatgtggcttgtcattagtaatttttttctgaatGTGACCTGATTgagaaattttttcaaaagttgagacgcaattgaaattttttaaaaaacggGGACGAATTTCTAAAATGGAAACCATCCAGATAATTAAACCTAACTTAACATCAATTCCtcattattttatcttcttaactCAACCAAGATTgcttaaaaactaaattacgTCAACATAATCATAATCTCATAATATTAATACTTCAGCTTCTTGCacatatacaatttaatttctataatatttCATACCATTCTATACATGTGAATTGaacttaaataagtaaatgttgttggaaatattttaatataatttaaaaaataaataattaaaataaaaacaaacttgttgttactcatgtttttatagagctttaatttatgggttaatgttttatatagataacaactatattcttattacagtttactcctttgtctccttttgctacctattaataccacctaggtgcatggggaaagaCACAACAAGACAACAACAAAGAATAACAAACACTAGAATTTTCTCAAAAGTGTTCTTCTtgtcttctctatattatctttaagatagtagtgttcataaggttcggagatcttcgctgcactcgatcgatctgacgggttgttagatcttgggagagaaacacatatgattgtgtatttgtttagccctgtgcagtaggggcattttctctctaaggatagcgttaTGCATGCCTCAACCCAAgctatttctactccttaccttCTATCTTTTAtctattctttattatttatttatttattattgttataagaaTTATTAAGTCTCTAATTAATATTCTTTGATTCATACACATGTCAgtattattattgctctaattataattattattatgttatttcatatttttattattattactattatttgagtaatcatttttctaacattcttagagagaaaaactatcttgttatttctatttttgattACTCATGTGTATTCATTtctaaaagtaaaaacaatatAGAACTGAAGACTGAAAACACATCTTATGAACTAATGTGTTTcttatggttataattaaatcagtttcaactaagcctaaaaattgatgtgtataattatttctatttctgttggtaacaataaatgaaattatggataaatgaaATTTCTgctcattgaataattttttatgatgtttaaaactaatgtttttgttgttatattaatttatgctttaatattgtCTACTCTTATCATTGATAAAGATGTTTCATATcatgaatataatttaattgttttgtatgaaaacaattataaaataatttatcatactaAAACTACTAGTGTGTTATGGAAAACACTTGAACTAAACTTTGCatttgcaaagaaaaaaaaatagcttgatatttatatgaaaaaaaatatgactaataataaatataatctttatcaaatttatgaatttaaaattattttttatgacataaaaataaaataaattattttatttgatatcatGTTTAAAGTCATGTAAAtgctaataaaagaaaaaaatcttcatataaaaaattgaagggatggtcaagtaaaaattaaacttgtcttccaacaattatttcaaaaaaaaaaaaagcttttcaTGTTTCTGAATTTAGAAACTTCCTTGCTGCTCAACATAGTTATGAAGTGTTTCTTGAGTgcaataagattattatttctagacatgtgttttggttggtaaatgatatatttgtgatgatttgTTTGGTTTACATACctttatcttgtaataaaatatttataagttttttttattattacaaaatgttaaGTTGTGATTTATGACatgctattattataattgttcaaaattttggttagagactattcaaattataaaattaattaaagaagtgATGATACATGTCTTTATAAATGAGTGTTTTGTGTAAAATTCATGATATTATTCATTAAGTAACATCTTCATATAGTGTATGGTGTTAATATAATGgtgcaatgaaaaaaaaatgctttgatatggtaaatgttattctacaagttctagcttgcctaacattatattagtgaaattttatatcCTGCTTACCATATTTACCTCATTGTTTTGCCATctagtgtaatattatttgtgttttttctagttatggcaatatgtccaatttcttgagataatttaatgatattttaatgtaaattggatattgattcTGTTGGCACAATATCAActattggttatggttatgttttaaccttggatgaAGATGTCTTATCATGGAAGTATGTTAAAAAAGTTGCTGTCATGATCTACTatgcaagcataaattatttctttttccaatGCATCCTgacaattaaattgttatatttaaagtttttagtaaaaatgtcaatgaagttgacatatgagaatgagaggaaaatatattagaaactaAATTACTATTGGTATTGtctctcttgactttgtcaggtcGGAAAGAAATATTGTAGATCTAGTTATCAaagggttgatgcatcaacaacaagtatttgagtcgtcgaggggaatgagattatagcccataaattagttgcaataatggacacccatctccacatgaatgacgatcccatggaatggagttcaatgggtaacaacgaagttgttgttgactaaagtacaccaaataatttgattaaattttgtctcattCCTATAAcgaggtgtactataaattgtgttaataataaggttgaggtatgtgcattattatgcttattttataaaatacctcttaataaacccaatggttgaggtatgtgtattattttataaaatacctcttaataaacccaatgatAATTGttgtaggggtgtgagtcacaaaccaccctttgagggtttacctagtgagtgtgatggtggggccaccattgtgagacatgggcaagtctctaagtgacactcatgaaacaagatacatgcacaaggtcgtaacgtgcacccactgattagaacctataatgaacaccgatattgtatgtgttatttactaaaatccGGTCATAAGGGATGTAGTTCAAGACAATCAAGTCTTTGCATTTTCTTGGGTGGAAGTTCataagcactaggtgtaagggtCAGACCTAGAAGGTTCCTTAcactgaactacaatattttgttttaaaagataatatattttgttttattttagtttttaaattatgtggggatagttggaaatattttaatataatttaaaaaataaataattaaaataaaaacaaacttgttgttactcatgtttttatagagctttaatttatgggttaatgttttatatagcTAAcaactatattcttattacagTTTACTCATTTGTCTCCTTTTACTACCTAttaataccacctaggtgcatgggaaAAGACACAATAAGACAACAACAAAGAataacaaacactagagttttcTCAAGATTGTTCTTCTTGTCTTTAAGATAGtagtgttcataaggttcggagatcctttGCTGCATTCGGTCGATCTTAcaggttgttgtatcttgggagagaaacgcatatgatttgaaacacatatgattgtgtatttgtttagccctgtgcaataaaaatattttctctctaagaatagCGTTATGTGTGCCTCAACCCAGgctatttttactttttaccttttatcttttatctattatttattatttttataagaattatcaagtctctaattaatattcttttattcataCACATGTCAgtattattattgctctaattataattattattatgttatttcatatttttattattattactattatttaagtaatatttttctaacaaatataattaattaactcCCCTAAGTAGTATGACTTGTAAGAAAAGTAACTtcaatattcataaatttcCAAAGTGAGGTGAAATTTTTTCCAAAACTTCAACCTATACTATcaatatttccatcaatttaGATTAGTATAAATTCTTATTCCTTAGTTGATTTTAACGCATGGAGTATAAAATtctcatatattaaaaaaaatagagaagatatataatcaattatagaagaaacaaaaactttaataaagATTTTGATTGTCCTATTTCAACTATCCACCATCACTATTTCAGTAGTATAACCTCATGGTAGAAAAGATAACTAATAATTAACTATAAATCATATAAAGAATATAAGGAGAGTTTAAATACATTAGATAAATGAAATCTTAGTTAAATGCTTTAGATGAATGAAATCTtgggtaaaaaaataataaattattttagatctATTTATAAACATTTCAAAAGGCTTTTTCATATTCTgtctttttttaaattgtatctttgacattaaaaagtaatattacaataattattaattaattgggTATATCATTATTTCTATAAGATAAcggtatttttttatataaaataagtgATACTAGAAAAAAGAGACATTTAAAAGtgttaattaaaacaatatttttaacacTGTAGGAAAGAGAAACAATTTATATAGGTTATTAAATAATGATGTAAAAAACTTTAAACAACCTCCAATATTCACAAATTTGGAAAGACTGGAGGTAGAAAAATGTTCAAATCTACATTGATCACATAAATCTAAATTACTAAAAAACACATatgaaattagaaataaaataagacccAACTCAATTTAGGTTGTAGTGGTAGAAAAGTAAAGTGGTTCGTGATTTTGACTGTTCCAAATAACGAACAAAAGAGCGAAAGAGTATACTTCaaggaaaaagaaattatctttaattataacattttgttCTTTGTTGTATTGTCCTAGACTCTTTTGATTAGTGacttaaaaatgtttataactttttttttagatttaaaatttgaagacaatatgtttataatttatatatattatttattttatatttatacaatttattaGTTCACAACTACACCGTTACTCTTTAAGGggatgttttataaataatcattttttataatttaatagtttttaaaatgtaaatattacctttaacaacaataaatttcatttttaatgtaAAGATAGGATAGTTTGTAACTAGATTTTCAATgggaataagaaaaagaaaatatgattttaaaataaatttaaggttAAAAACCAAGTGCACCCACCAATGGCATTACCAATCATAAAAAACCAAGTGTctcaacacttttttttttctctcccttCACTCTTTCTTTTATGCCTTCCCTCTACCAAATTTAAGTGCAATCAAACCAAACATAATGTCCTGTTTTTGGAGCACAGTTAATTAAGTGCAATCAAACCAAACATGatttaagtaataataataataaataaatatttattttctttttgataaAGACTGAATCACAATATTGTTCTTCTTTTACGAAATGCTGCACTTAATCACGTGCTGATGTCCAATTGGGCCACTCTTCCAGAGGCTACGCGCTTGCTTCTTGTCAATCTTGCTACCCACAACAGCTTCAAAACGCAAACATAAGATTATGTAATGATGAGTGATGAAAACATGATTATACAGGATTCAACAACGTTTAACTCCCAAAACGTAACATAACACACTTTTCTAACCTTAATCCTCTCCAAAaaccttttaaatttaatttcttccATCATTTCACTCTCCTTTCACAGTTATGAAATGGGACCAGCCATTGCATTATTATGCAACAAAATGAGGACATCCTGGTACAACACACGTCaagggaaaaaaaaatttaaatcagaTAAGCCCAAAAATTAAAACGGATCACTGTAACGGGACTAGTTTAGTGTCACCATCAAAACCTAGCTCCATGCCGAAACAGTTAGCTTGTGGGCCTTCTAAATATGCATCCAATGTTCTCCTGATCGTATTATCCTTTGACGTCCCCAAAACGCACACAACAAAATTCCATgccaaattttaaattatataattttcgtGCATTATCTATATTTGTGCCCCAAATCTATTCCAAGTACAACTCATATGCGTGGGAATggtttttttatacatattaaacCCTTTCTAATTACTTTAAACGTCTTCTCTAATTAATTCAGTTACAGTTTCTAATACATACATTTTCAAACATCTTAATGCTTCTGGAGTTTTGTAAGTTTTACTTCCTATTCATTAATCAGTTTCGTTCGTAATAACGTGTGTGGTTTCCATATACAAAAGGGTTGAATATTCTTCTGATTCtgattaaattcttaaaatatccATAACCATCATTATTAGAAACTTTACCACAAATTGACCCCTCTCACTCTCACTCCATCTCGCTCACATCACATACTCACTCACTCCTATTATTTAAATCCAAACAATGATTAATTACTCCAAAACCTTTTCGTAACCCAACCGCACCTGTTACGAGTTTCAGATCCCGAATACATTAAAACCCTTACCACGTGGCAGAACTGGATTGGGTGGGGGAAATCAACGGTTGAAATCTTGGATAGGACGAGGCAGGGTAGTTTGATCGTACGGCAGGGAAGAGAGAACCGCTCAAACCTCAGTGGAAACGACTTCGTACGCTGCCACCGAGGTCTGTGTCCGTGGAACAGTGTGAGTGAAGAGAGAGATATAATATAAACCCACAGCGCGCACCATTCTCCACTGTCCAAGGAGATCAAGCACCAAAGCCAAgacctttctctctctctctctctctccctctctctctctctcttcgtctttctctttctctcactcTTTTTTTTGTTGCGGTTTGGTTATTCCGTTAGTGAATGTTAAACTGAGTTTGCGGTTCGGGTTTTCATTTATGGATCCGGGTGGGATGATGAACGAGGGTTCCTTTGCGAATAATGGGAGCGGCAATACGGCGCCGTATAGCTTGGCGGAGATCTGGCAGTTTCCGCAAGCGATTAATGGCGGCGGAGGATTGGGTCTCCGGAGCCCGCAGTTCGGACATGGGCCGGGGCAGTTTGGGGATTTTCCTCCCGGGCCCAACAATGGGCTTGGGACGAGTAACACCAGAAAGCGGCGAGACTCGGAGGATGATTCGGCTAAGGCCGTGTCCACCAGCAATGCCGTGGTACATAATCGCTCACTAgcgtttgttattttgttttgtttacttGAATTGATTGAGGATGTGGTTAAGGGTTGTTTGGATTGCGCAGAATGAGGGTGATGGAAAACGTGTTAAAGCAACAGCGAATGGTGATGGTAATGGTAAAGGTGAAGGAGAAGTCAGTTCAGGAAAGCCTGCGGAGCAAAGCGCAAAGCCTCCTTCGGAAGCTCCCAAGCAAGATTACATTCACGTCCGAGCCAGAAGGGGTCAAGCCACTGATAGTCACAGTCTTGCAGAACGagtaaaattttgttcttttgtttcttttcttaatgGGTTGTTCTGTTAAAAATGTAAAGTGAATATATGGAAGTATGGGTTTaccttttttatgttaatttaaaggGGAAATTGAGTTTaaggtgtgtttggatgaaggaAAGTTCTTGATTGTGATTTCTAATTGGGACTTTGGTGGATGCTGCACAGGCTCGAAGGGAAAAGATTAGTGAAAGGATGAAAATTCTTCAGGATTTGGTCCCTGGTTGTAATAAGGTATTGTTTTTGTACTGGTGTAGTTTTGTTTCTGCTCACGAATGTGTGcgcataattaaaaaaaaaaaaaagtttatgggTTGGAAAAGAACAACGTTATCTTTTGGATGTTTATATGTGCACGTCTCTGTCAAGATGGCCATATACATATTGATAACACAATGGAAAattatttgtgattattggtATGGTTATGAATTTATAATTCATGGAAAGTGTGAATTGAGATGCTTTCTCTGATTTAGGTTATCGGGAAAGCGTTGGTCCTtgatgaaataataaattatatccAATCTCTTCAGCGCCAAGTTGAGGTAGATATCAttgcttttttattattttcttatttttgctCAATTAAAATCTTTCTTAAATTTATGTCTGTCCTGAATCTCTGTTATTGGATGGATGTCACAGTTTTTGTCAATGAAGCTTGAAGCAGTGAATTCGAGACTGAACTCCGGTATTGAAGCCTTTCCTCCTAAGGATGTAAGTCTTAAAACACTCTTgctttttatattgaatttctGAATATTAAATTCTTCTTTTTGACAATACATCTGTGCAATTCTACCTGTTGCTATGTTTCTAGGATTTCTGTTAGGGTTGAACTATCTCTTTTAGAGAGATACTGTGTGTGTCTTAAGAGTTTGTTTTATTTGCAAACTTGTTTATTGGGATGTTTGGAAATTTTTTGGGTGGAATGTTGAGTTGAATGTTGGTAGAGTATTGTTGAAAGATCATGAGTCTTAAAAGCCATGAATTTTGATTCCAGTTTGGTCAGCATGCGTTTGATCCCGCGGGCATGCCGTTCGGTTCACAAGCTCCAAGAGAGTATAGCAGAGGATCTTCACCTGAATGGTTACATATGCAGGTAGGAGGAGGTTTTGAAAGAACAACGTAGTGTATGAGATTCCATGGTAATAAATACAGAAACCAGAGGTATTTGGTCCTTCATTAGCTCCCAGAAAACATGAATGATAGACTCAAGAAGCAAGTCCAATGGGTACCTCATTCCCATTTTCTACACTAGGCATGGAGCTGTTACTGTTTTTCACAGGACTGCTTCAGTTTTTATTTAAGCATCTCCATATGTTTGGTGTGTTGGAAAATGAATTCATTTACTCAATATGTAGTATAGTGGACTTTTTAGGCTTTGTATTCTGTACTCAACATAGCCCTTAAAATGatcatttttcttgtaaaagaaTGCTGCTTCATCTTAATACATGATGCTTACATATTGTGTAATAGTCTCAATAATGTTGGCAAAGCAATGTTGAATAAAGTAACCTAGTCACTTTTCTTTCTGACTTTTAGTGTGTTTAGTGCACAAGATCTTCAAAACTTAAAACACTTTAATCTAATCTAAGGTGAAGTTCAGGATAGGGACCTAATagggaaaataattgttgagtTGTTAGATTTAGTTTCGGTGTAGTCGCTACCACCGTAAGCGATAACTTTAGTGTTTGATGTTACAATTGCAACAGAAGTTGCACCATTGATGTCAGAGAAGATATGGCCAAAGAGAAATCGGGATAgtgaaagatgaaaaaaaaattaggacacTTCATTTAGTAACTATTAAATCTAACAGtgctacttttttttcttcaataaaacCCTAATCTAATAATAGATTCCTAGCAGGAGTTGATGTAGCAACTCTTTATTTTCAACACATTATTAAATGTTACAAAATCGCGAGTGAAATACACATAATTAAGAAACAAGTGACACATAAGATTTTGTACATGTGGAAGCTGTGCCCTTTTTTCTCCTCCTTTACTTAAAATTTGATGGCCAATAGCAAACATAGAAAGCATAACTACATgatgaaaaaaacaattttaaaacataaagaaacatcaaaagaaagtggtatttttttaaattatgagtaaaactatgttaaaaaaattaattaaaagcaTTGACTACAAAATGGGGTGTGCATGAATGAGAGAATATTTTGGTTTTGATCACGCCTCGTAGAGCTTTTTAAAAGAAGCTAGTGGATATAATGTATAGAGAGATTAAACTTTTCTATGGCATATGGTTATAGATTCTCTTGATGGAAAAtctccaattttaaaaatttagaagattatattttgtttaagtaTGCCAAGCATGTCATGTGAGAACCGATTTGTGAAGAAAATGTGGTCTTGTTAAGGTGGATTACGCTACAATTTTGCAAGTTACAAATGAATAGATTTGCAACAttatgtttttactatttttccaCATTTTACATGATGCACAATAAGACATGAGATATTTGTTAAGCTTGGAAACCCATAACTTCATTTTTCTCTATGTGATTAAATGAAGTTTTCTCTCTAGTCATCTAGTGGTTGCTCCCATCAATCGACCCATTTAAGATGATTTTTTATGGTATTGTGACAAAGAAAGGCCAAAGAGAAGAGTTGCATCTgattcattttttgttaaatatgtttttgtcccttaactttcagtaaattttgaaattagtccattttgaaattttagacaaatttagttattcatctatcaaaatacgtggatttagttcttttaataaaattttgttaagtttatttgacattttaagcgtgtttcataatagtatttgacttaacattaaagcaaagaTGTGTCAAACAGAACAAagaactcaaatacaatcctgaaatgcgtacgagacattaaataaatctaacaaaatttgattaaaaagactaaattcacatattttgaaagatgaatgactaaattagtccaaatttttgaaatgaactaattctgACTGAAAATTATGggactacaaatatatttaacccttcatTTCTTAGAGATCATTTCTTtacttatgaaaaatgattcaTGAACACCAAAAAGGTACATTAACACCTAATATACACTTATAGAGAGAGAgaacaaaaaagataaatttattagttatatgatgtaataaaaagagagaaataaaaagaaaaaacaagtgTATAATAAGTGTAGATAAAATTAAGGTGTACATGTAAGGCCTAGTTTTTCTGTTGCCTTAGTTTTCAAAGGTTATCCCACTTTAATGGGCTCGAGGGTTGGCCCAAAACGAAATCAGACCTAATGTGCCCTAACCCTAAACATTTGTTCACTTTCGTAAAAACAGATCCCCTTCTCTTAGAGCTGCTGCcgcctctgctagggttccaaaGCATACCTTCAGTTCACGTTCCCTTTGACTCCGTTCTTGACTCACGTAAGTATTCCCAACCCATACTTCTAAATCTCTGGTCCTATTTCCGGGTAGTGTTAGAGCTTCAGTAGTAAACGCCCTCTGTTCACTGGTTCCAGCTCTGTGATCTTCTCCTAGGGTTGTGGTACTCCGCTGTTCGGTGTCGAGGCATTAAAACTAGCTcgttccaggtacgggaagctagaaccTCTTTGTCTGGTGTGATTTTGACCTGtaccattgtaatttcattgtCTTCTTGAGTTTGTGTGCCGCCATGAATGCCTG contains:
- the LOC114176620 gene encoding transcription factor BHLH089, with product MDPGGMMNEGSFANNGSGNTAPYSLAEIWQFPQAINGGGGLGLRSPQFGHGPGQFGDFPPGPNNGLGTSNTRKRRDSEDDSAKAVSTSNAVNEGDGKRVKATANGDGNGKGEGEVSSGKPAEQSAKPPSEAPKQDYIHVRARRGQATDSHSLAERARREKISERMKILQDLVPGCNKVIGKALVLDEIINYIQSLQRQVEFLSMKLEAVNSRLNSGIEAFPPKDFGQHAFDPAGMPFGSQAPREYSRGSSPEWLHMQVGGGFERTT